Proteins found in one Anopheles aquasalis chromosome 3, idAnoAquaMG_Q_19, whole genome shotgun sequence genomic segment:
- the LOC126575484 gene encoding CLIP domain-containing serine protease 14D-like yields the protein MFSKVFPVLCCCLSFVASIEATDLLAGDICRINGKIGRCVPFTENAEYQQLFRKRGRTAAEDLHLEKHICDRRQRLTCRLGTVNDELCGIQMDNRIVGGSRAFLDQFPWMALMQYQDHRKGRKLFACGGVLLNRKFVLSAAHCFVRLQAGMEFIKVRIGEWDTQSEIDCEEDGGETYCAPAVQDFGYERLIVHERYTGNYADRANDIALIKLKGTVEYNEYVRPICLPEPTTEDKEKLYIGNVWAAGWGRTETSTGSPYKLVAPLSYYDQKRCDASYRSRVRIPVTETQFCAMGNHGRDTCNGDSGGPLMKWLQTRYYVTGVVSFGPQRCGNEVPAVYTKVDSFFDWIVGHMVLHEDSF from the exons ATGTTCTCCAAAGTGTTCCctgtgttgtgctgctgtcTCAGCTTCGTCGCATCCATCGAAG CAACGGATCTGTTGGCAGGCGATATTTGTCGCATCAATGGTAAGATTGGTCGCTGCGTGCCGTTTACGGAGAATGCCGAATATCAGCAGCTGTTTCGGAAGCGTGGTCGTACTGCGGCAGAAGATTTGCACCTCGAGAAGCACATCTGTGATCGGAGACAGCGGTTAACCTGTCGCCTCGGTACGGTCAATGATGAGCTGTGTGGGATCCAGATGGATAACCGGATCGTTGGTGGGAGCCGCGCTTTCCTCGATCAGTTCCCGTGGATGGCATTGATGCAGTACCAGGATCATCGGAAGGGCCGTAAATTGTTCGCTTGTGGTGGTGTCCTGTTGAACCGCAAGTTTGTCCTTTCGGCGGCTCACTGTTTTGTGCGACTTCAGGCGGGCATGGAGTT TATCAAGGTGCGAATTGGTGAGTGGGACACACAATCGGAGATCGATTGTGAGGAGGATGGCGGTGAGACGTACTGTGCGCCAGCTGTGCAGGACTTTGGCTACGAGCGGCTGATCGTGCATGAGCGATATACCGGCAACTACGCAGATCGAGCCAACGATATTGCGTTGATTAAGCTCAAAGGTACCGTCGAGTACAATGAGTACGTGAGGCCTATCTGTCTACCGGAACCGACGACCGAAGACAAGGAGAAGCTGTATATTGGAAACGTTTGGGCTGCTGGATGGGGTCGCACCGAGACGA GTACTGGAAGTCCGTACAAATTGGTTGCTCCATTGAGCTACTACGATCAAAAGCGATGTGATGCATCTTATCGGAGTAGAGTGAGGATCCCGGTGACCGAGACGCAGTTCTGTGCGATGGGCAATCATGGGAGGGATACCTGTAATGGAGATTCCGGTGGACCACTGATGAAATGGCTTCAAACGAGGTACTACGTCACTGGTGTTGTGAGCTTTGGGCCGCAAAGATGTGGCAACGAAGTGCCGGCGGTCTATACGAAGGTGGATTCGTTCTTTGATTGGATTGTCGGCCATATGGTGCTGCATGAGGATAGTTTTTAG